From a region of the Castor canadensis chromosome 7, mCasCan1.hap1v2, whole genome shotgun sequence genome:
- the Tspan1 gene encoding tetraspanin-1 isoform X2 yields the protein MQCFRFLKTMMTLFNMLIFLCGAALLAVGIWVSIDGSSFLKIFGPLSSSAMQFVNVGYFLIAAGAVLFVLGFLGCYGAHSENKCALMMAEQFLALLIVPAIKKDYGYQNDFTQVWNSTMEGLKCCGFNNYTDFEGSRYFEKNQVVPPFCCINPANHTAEEPCTIQKAQDMDVQGCFKQLLHDIRTNAITVGGVAAGIGGLELAAMIVSMYLYCNLK from the exons ATGCAGTGTTTCCGCTTCCTTAAGACCATGATGACCCTCTTCAACATGCTCATCTTT CTGTGTGGTGCAGCCCTGTTGGCTGTGGGCATCTGGGTGTCGATCGATGGGTCATCTTTCCTGAAGATCTTTGGGCCGCTGTCATCCAGTGCCATGCAGTTTGTCAACGTGGGCTACTTCCTCATCGCGGCTGGTGCTGTGCTCTTTGTTCTTGGTTTCCTGGGCTGCTACGGTGCTCATTCTGAGAATAAGTGTGCACTCATGATG GCTGAGCAATTCCTGGCCTTGCTGATAGTGCCCGCCATCAAGAAAGACTATGGATACCAAAATGACTTCACTCAAGTGTGGAACTCCACCATGGAAGGG CTCAAGTGCTGTGGCTTCAACAACTACACGGATTTTGAGGGTTCGCGCTACTTTGAAAAGAATCAAGTTGTTCCTCCATTCTGTTGTATCAACCCTGCTAACCACACAGCCGAGGAACCTTGCACCATACAGAAGGCCCAAGACATGGATGTACAG GGTTGCTTCAAACAGCTTCTGCATGACATCCGAACCAATGCAATCACTGTGGGTGGTGTAGCAGCTGGAATTGGGGGCCTGGAG TTGGCTGCCATGATTGTATCCATGTATCTCTACTGCAATCTGAAATAA
- the Tspan1 gene encoding tetraspanin-1 isoform X1: MQCFRFLKTMMTLFNMLIFLCGAALLAVGIWVSIDGSSFLKIFGPLSSSAMQFVNVGYFLIAAGAVLFVLGFLGCYGAHSENKCALMMFFLILLLIFIAEIAAAVVALVYTTMAEQFLALLIVPAIKKDYGYQNDFTQVWNSTMEGLKCCGFNNYTDFEGSRYFEKNQVVPPFCCINPANHTAEEPCTIQKAQDMDVQGCFKQLLHDIRTNAITVGGVAAGIGGLELAAMIVSMYLYCNLK, encoded by the exons ATGCAGTGTTTCCGCTTCCTTAAGACCATGATGACCCTCTTCAACATGCTCATCTTT CTGTGTGGTGCAGCCCTGTTGGCTGTGGGCATCTGGGTGTCGATCGATGGGTCATCTTTCCTGAAGATCTTTGGGCCGCTGTCATCCAGTGCCATGCAGTTTGTCAACGTGGGCTACTTCCTCATCGCGGCTGGTGCTGTGCTCTTTGTTCTTGGTTTCCTGGGCTGCTACGGTGCTCATTCTGAGAATAAGTGTGCACTCATGATG TTCTTCCTCATACTTCTCCTCATCTTCATTGCTGAGATTGCAGCTGCTGTGGTTGCTTTGGTGTATACCACAATG GCTGAGCAATTCCTGGCCTTGCTGATAGTGCCCGCCATCAAGAAAGACTATGGATACCAAAATGACTTCACTCAAGTGTGGAACTCCACCATGGAAGGG CTCAAGTGCTGTGGCTTCAACAACTACACGGATTTTGAGGGTTCGCGCTACTTTGAAAAGAATCAAGTTGTTCCTCCATTCTGTTGTATCAACCCTGCTAACCACACAGCCGAGGAACCTTGCACCATACAGAAGGCCCAAGACATGGATGTACAG GGTTGCTTCAAACAGCTTCTGCATGACATCCGAACCAATGCAATCACTGTGGGTGGTGTAGCAGCTGGAATTGGGGGCCTGGAG TTGGCTGCCATGATTGTATCCATGTATCTCTACTGCAATCTGAAATAA
- the P3r3urf gene encoding P3R3URF protein, with protein MGPSRLVRAPRPRGMNSPYRRPGMGWPRPRFPKMFKRSRRTYRQKPQGPSATNLTTIATNISNTHTATTSVWILSPRVLRHLCQPRGFLIL; from the exons ATGGGGCCCTCTCGGCTTGTCCGTGCCCCTCGGCCCCGGGGCATGAACTCCCCATACCGCAGACCAGGTATGGGCTGGCCCCGGCCCCGGTTTCCCAAGATGTTCAAGCGTAGCCGCAGAACATACCGGCAGAAACCCCAAGGCCCATCTGCCACCAATCTTACCACCATAGCCACAAACATCAGCAACACCCACACTGCCACCACAAGTGTGTGGATCCTCTCACCTCGAG tTCTCAGACACCTCTGTCAACCCAGGGGCTTTCTGATCCTCTAG